A stretch of the Sulfurimonas sp. HSL3-1 genome encodes the following:
- the purL gene encoding phosphoribosylformylglycinamidine synthase subunit PurL yields MNQPLENIDELLAQHKLSKLDYAHIKEILGREPNLVELGIFSAMWSEHCSYKSSKKHLSGFPTKAPWVIQGPGENAGVIDIGDGYAAVFKMESHNHPSFIEPYQGAATGVGGIMRDVFTMGARPVASLNALRFGSVHGDDASAHHQRFLVRGVVEGIGGYGNCMGVPTIGGEISFDECYNGNILVNAFNLGVAKADEIFYGRAEGIGNPVIYVGSKTGRDGLGGAVMSSDSFTEESKSLRPTVQVGDPFTEKLLLEACLELFKTDYVIGIQDMGAAGLTSSSFEMAGRSGSGMIMHLDRVPAREEGMMPYEFMLSESQERMLLCAKKGSEQAIIDIFEKWDLDAAVVGEVTGTGRMELFWHGEKCADVPVDPVSEEAPILDRPTARPAYLDTIKGVSIDDFETPSNQEAFETLMASMEVVDKAWVYEQYDSMVQTNTVKKGGMLDASVVRVKENGRALSMSSDCNVRYCYVDPKNGAAAAVVEAGRNVAMSGARPLAITDCLNYGNPENPEVMWQFAEGCLGIKEACAELNTPVIGGNVSLYNETNGVSVFPTPAIATVGVNDDENKVLMSSFQNAGNLLYLVGETKSEFGGSLYMKEICHTVAGEMPAIDYKNELALWDLVIEANKQGLLSCAKDLSSGGAAVALGKMAATSGLGCDVTMSVADARDIFAESMGRAIIEVAPENAAAFEAMAGGLACEKVGTVGGDSIKVNDVTLPLATLDDLYFNTFKKVVEQDI; encoded by the coding sequence GTGAATCAGCCACTAGAAAACATAGACGAGCTTCTGGCCCAGCACAAACTGTCCAAGCTTGATTATGCCCACATCAAAGAGATCCTCGGGCGCGAACCGAACCTGGTAGAACTCGGAATCTTCTCAGCGATGTGGTCGGAGCACTGCAGTTACAAATCCTCGAAAAAGCACCTCAGCGGCTTCCCGACGAAGGCGCCGTGGGTCATCCAGGGGCCGGGTGAGAACGCAGGCGTCATCGACATCGGTGACGGGTATGCGGCGGTCTTCAAGATGGAGAGCCACAACCACCCCTCTTTCATCGAACCGTACCAGGGCGCGGCAACAGGTGTCGGCGGGATCATGCGCGACGTCTTTACGATGGGGGCGCGCCCGGTTGCGAGTCTCAATGCCCTACGTTTCGGCAGTGTGCACGGCGACGATGCGTCGGCACACCACCAGCGCTTCCTGGTGCGCGGCGTCGTCGAAGGGATCGGCGGCTACGGCAACTGTATGGGTGTTCCGACGATCGGCGGCGAGATCAGCTTTGATGAGTGCTACAACGGCAATATCCTCGTCAATGCCTTCAACCTCGGCGTCGCCAAGGCTGACGAGATCTTCTACGGCCGTGCGGAGGGGATCGGCAACCCGGTCATCTACGTCGGCTCCAAAACGGGCCGTGACGGTCTCGGCGGGGCGGTCATGAGTTCCGACTCCTTCACCGAGGAGTCCAAATCCCTGCGCCCGACAGTCCAAGTCGGCGACCCCTTCACGGAGAAGCTGCTGCTCGAAGCGTGCCTCGAACTCTTCAAGACGGACTACGTCATCGGTATCCAGGATATGGGTGCAGCGGGACTGACATCGAGCTCCTTCGAAATGGCGGGCCGCTCCGGTTCGGGGATGATCATGCACCTCGACCGTGTTCCGGCGCGCGAGGAGGGGATGATGCCGTACGAATTCATGCTTTCCGAATCCCAGGAGCGGATGCTCCTCTGTGCGAAGAAGGGAAGTGAACAGGCGATCATCGATATCTTCGAGAAGTGGGACCTCGACGCGGCCGTCGTCGGCGAAGTGACCGGTACGGGGCGCATGGAGCTCTTCTGGCACGGCGAGAAGTGCGCCGACGTGCCGGTCGACCCGGTCTCCGAAGAGGCGCCTATTCTCGACCGCCCGACAGCGCGCCCGGCCTACCTCGACACGATCAAGGGGGTCTCCATTGACGATTTCGAGACGCCGTCCAACCAGGAAGCCTTCGAGACATTGATGGCTTCCATGGAGGTCGTCGACAAGGCGTGGGTCTACGAACAGTACGACTCCATGGTCCAGACGAACACCGTCAAAAAAGGCGGGATGCTCGACGCTTCCGTCGTCCGCGTCAAGGAGAACGGCCGGGCCCTCTCTATGAGTTCGGACTGTAACGTCCGCTACTGCTACGTCGATCCGAAAAACGGCGCCGCCGCCGCCGTCGTCGAAGCGGGCCGTAACGTCGCAATGAGCGGTGCGCGTCCGCTGGCCATTACCGACTGTCTCAATTACGGCAACCCGGAGAACCCGGAAGTGATGTGGCAGTTCGCCGAAGGGTGCCTGGGGATCAAAGAGGCGTGCGCCGAACTCAACACCCCGGTCATCGGCGGGAACGTCTCGCTCTATAACGAAACGAACGGGGTCTCCGTCTTCCCGACTCCGGCGATCGCGACCGTCGGCGTCAACGACGACGAGAACAAGGTCCTGATGTCCTCTTTCCAGAATGCCGGCAACCTGCTTTACCTCGTCGGCGAGACGAAGAGCGAGTTCGGCGGCTCCCTCTATATGAAAGAGATCTGCCACACCGTCGCCGGCGAGATGCCCGCGATCGACTACAAGAACGAACTGGCCCTCTGGGACCTCGTTATCGAAGCGAACAAGCAGGGGCTGCTCTCCTGTGCCAAAGACCTCAGCTCCGGCGGGGCGGCGGTCGCACTCGGCAAAATGGCGGCAACGAGCGGCCTGGGCTGCGACGTTACCATGAGCGTCGCAGACGCCCGCGATATCTTTGCGGAATCCATGGGACGTGCCATTATCGAGGTTGCACCGGAAAACGCGGCGGCCTTTGAAGCGATGGCCGGTGGCCTTGCCTGTGAAAAAGTCGGTACGGTCGGCGGCGACAGCATCAAAGTCAACGACGTCACGCTTCCGCTTGCTACTCTGGATGACCTCTACTTCAACACCTTTAAAAAAGTCGTCGAGCAGGACATCTAA
- a CDS encoding CPBP family glutamic-type intramembrane protease, translating to MKNGTDVPPLTDIIIFSRLRLLFETVLLYFALPLLIITGLLPRFAIMPLLWLGMLYALFVLRKNGDTKLQWHIDGNKLRRVLVRFTLLGTLLGVAVWIIFPELLFVFPRERPGLWLLVMLLYPLLSALAQEIVFRAFFTYRFERLITDRRLLILLNALLFSLVHGVFGNPVAMILSFLGGLLFMRTYLRTRSVAMSAFEHSLYGNLVFTLGIGGFFYHAG from the coding sequence ATGAAAAATGGAACAGACGTGCCCCCCTTGACCGACATCATTATCTTCTCCCGCCTCCGTCTTCTGTTCGAAACAGTGCTGCTTTACTTTGCGCTTCCGCTGCTGATCATCACGGGTTTGCTGCCGAGGTTTGCCATTATGCCGCTGCTGTGGCTAGGGATGCTCTATGCCCTGTTTGTACTGCGAAAAAACGGTGATACGAAGCTGCAGTGGCATATCGACGGCAACAAACTTCGGAGGGTGCTTGTCCGGTTCACCCTTCTGGGAACGTTATTGGGTGTCGCGGTATGGATCATTTTCCCCGAACTGCTTTTTGTGTTTCCCCGCGAGCGTCCGGGACTGTGGCTACTGGTGATGCTCCTTTACCCGCTGCTCTCCGCCCTGGCGCAGGAGATCGTCTTCCGGGCCTTTTTCACCTACCGGTTTGAACGCCTCATCACCGACCGGCGGCTTCTCATTCTGCTTAACGCCCTGCTCTTTTCCCTGGTACACGGTGTGTTCGGCAATCCCGTCGCCATGATCCTCAGTTTTCTGGGAGGTCTGCTCTTTATGCGTACTTATCTGCGTACCCGTTCCGTCGCCATGAGCGCTTTTGAGCACTCGCTGTACGGCAATCTTGTCTTTACGCTGGGAATCGGGGGCTTTTTCTATCATGCCGGCTAA
- a CDS encoding CHASE2 domain-containing protein → MRKFYVAVALSTLLFYLAAYPTALLQQSDNLLYDLYKRIAATVAPSQLGEPATLIVEIDDKSLETLGQWPWPRVLTAKLLEQIGTYKPAAIAADVIFPENDRTSPRELVRFYQNYFGLSVQIGGLPEWLYDNDTLLADTISDLPLLLPLYLKNRWDSNDTACFKDTGYRIDAEGVDTLYTGVGLLCNIPTLQQQSRSTGFINAREDRDGIFRRMPLVMRLQQEPVAALAVAMLLTSGRFPAEMHLANSPLGLRATLGDRTFYTDAHTNVLLRFYPTDTYRRISAVDLLQGRVDPADIRGKYVLVGATAVGLHDRYTVAPDEVLPGIFMHATLIENFFNGDLISQPGVFPPVNMFLSFLSALATLILFRRKRYLSIIFFFGAVTLFYSAAAVAALTQSLYIAPGYFLTPLALSFIIMALAIAVKGYTQRKQFYEQLSHSHQAALDSMALVAETRDMETGAHIIRTKNYVRLLAMAMARQGSYREILSDTYIEQLFHTAPLHDIGKVGIPDHILKKPGRLTPEEFETMKLHTTYGKEMLDNAINSYRDNEMLRVARNIAYGHHEKWNGSGYPQGLSGEAIPLEARLMALADVYDALISRRYYKEPFSFEKTEAIIVEGRGSHFDPQIVDVFLALKEEFRRIAERHQ, encoded by the coding sequence ATGCGGAAATTCTACGTCGCAGTCGCGCTGTCGACGCTGCTCTTCTATCTCGCCGCCTACCCGACCGCCCTGCTGCAGCAAAGCGACAACCTCCTCTACGACCTCTATAAACGGATCGCCGCGACAGTCGCTCCGTCGCAGCTCGGCGAACCGGCGACGCTGATCGTCGAGATCGACGACAAAAGCCTCGAAACGCTGGGGCAGTGGCCCTGGCCCCGGGTCCTCACAGCCAAACTGCTTGAGCAGATCGGCACCTACAAGCCCGCAGCCATCGCCGCAGACGTCATCTTTCCCGAAAACGACCGTACCTCGCCGCGGGAGCTGGTACGTTTCTACCAAAACTATTTCGGTCTCTCCGTACAGATCGGAGGACTCCCGGAGTGGCTGTACGATAATGACACCCTGCTGGCCGATACAATCAGCGACCTTCCGCTGCTGCTGCCGCTCTACCTAAAAAACCGGTGGGACAGCAACGACACTGCCTGCTTCAAGGATACAGGATACCGCATCGATGCCGAAGGGGTCGATACCCTCTATACCGGGGTGGGACTGCTCTGCAACATCCCTACTCTTCAGCAGCAGAGTCGCTCGACAGGTTTTATCAATGCCCGCGAGGATCGTGACGGTATTTTCCGCCGGATGCCCCTCGTCATGCGTTTGCAACAAGAGCCCGTCGCCGCCCTCGCCGTCGCGATGCTGCTGACCTCGGGACGCTTTCCGGCCGAAATGCACCTTGCGAACAGCCCCCTGGGCCTCCGGGCAACGCTCGGCGACCGGACCTTTTACACCGATGCCCATACAAATGTATTGCTCCGCTTCTATCCCACGGACACCTACCGGCGCATTTCCGCCGTCGACCTGCTGCAGGGCCGGGTAGACCCCGCCGACATCCGGGGCAAATACGTCCTCGTCGGTGCGACGGCCGTGGGACTTCACGACCGCTATACCGTCGCCCCGGACGAAGTGCTGCCGGGGATCTTTATGCATGCAACACTGATCGAGAACTTCTTCAACGGCGACCTCATCTCCCAACCCGGGGTCTTCCCGCCTGTCAATATGTTCCTTTCGTTTTTAAGCGCCCTGGCAACGCTGATCCTGTTCCGCCGCAAACGCTACCTCTCCATTATCTTCTTCTTCGGCGCCGTGACGCTCTTCTACAGCGCCGCCGCCGTCGCGGCGCTGACGCAGTCCCTCTATATCGCGCCGGGTTATTTTCTGACCCCGCTGGCCCTCAGCTTTATCATTATGGCCCTCGCCATCGCGGTCAAAGGCTATACCCAGCGCAAACAGTTCTACGAGCAGCTCAGCCACTCCCACCAGGCGGCTCTCGACAGTATGGCCCTCGTCGCAGAGACACGGGATATGGAGACGGGCGCCCACATCATCCGTACCAAAAACTACGTCAGACTTCTCGCCATGGCCATGGCGCGGCAGGGCTCCTACCGGGAGATACTCAGCGACACCTACATCGAGCAGCTCTTTCATACCGCGCCGCTCCATGATATCGGCAAAGTCGGCATCCCCGACCATATCCTCAAAAAACCGGGCCGGCTCACCCCTGAAGAGTTCGAGACAATGAAACTGCATACGACGTACGGCAAGGAGATGCTCGACAACGCCATCAACAGCTACCGCGACAACGAAATGCTCCGCGTCGCCCGCAACATCGCCTACGGCCACCACGAAAAGTGGAACGGTAGCGGCTACCCCCAGGGACTCTCGGGAGAGGCGATCCCCCTCGAGGCGCGTCTGATGGCCCTGGCCGACGTATACGACGCCCTGATCAGCCGACGCTACTATAAAGAGCCCTTCTCCTTTGAAAAGACAGAGGCGATCATCGTCGAGGGACGGGGCAGCCATTTCGACCCGCAGATCGTCGACGTCTTCCTCGCGCTCAAAGAGGAATTCCGCCGTATCGCCGAACGACACCAGTAG
- a CDS encoding OmpA family protein, translating to MVEVLLVSVVLIVTALVMDHPGTEIVLLDNKSSSNAIIVTTEGGSLTIDTPYEGTRLESSSEAPSAPETVSDAELTAEDAETFAVAPPPPLTLTLYFENNSAGLTSKSRRDLAQILPLLRELSPLRITITGYTDTTGSESYNLALSEKRASALKTMLEQRDVTMRRCQTDGLGEYLLQVQTPDDTTEPQNRRVVMTIR from the coding sequence ATGGTCGAAGTTCTCCTTGTCTCCGTCGTCCTCATTGTCACGGCTCTGGTGATGGATCACCCCGGTACGGAAATTGTTCTGCTCGATAACAAGAGCAGCAGCAACGCCATCATCGTCACCACGGAAGGCGGGAGTCTTACCATCGACACCCCCTACGAAGGCACCAGATTGGAAAGCAGCTCGGAGGCTCCCAGCGCGCCTGAAACGGTTTCGGACGCAGAGCTGACCGCCGAGGACGCTGAAACCTTCGCCGTCGCACCGCCTCCGCCGCTGACCCTCACCCTCTATTTCGAGAACAACAGCGCTGGCCTTACGTCGAAATCGCGCCGCGATCTCGCCCAAATCCTTCCGCTGCTCAGGGAGCTCAGCCCCCTGCGGATCACCATCACCGGTTACACCGACACCACGGGGAGCGAGTCGTACAATCTCGCTCTCTCGGAGAAACGGGCGTCGGCGCTCAAAACGATGCTCGAACAGCGGGATGTCACGATGCGCCGATGCCAAACCGACGGACTGGGAGAGTATCTCCTCCAGGTACAGACGCCCGATGATACTACCGAACCGCAAAACCGCCGTGTCGTGATGACGATCCGGTAG
- a CDS encoding FecR family protein: MKQILLLCLISITLWSAESVAVLDNLKNEVGIRRGGDVITPSGSGEELYRGDIIFTGSDGALSILFNDGSTVALGNKSVLKIDDYLFEPSRKKYRFDLFLKEGSAIVETGKIGKVSPKSVTFRVPEGTIGVRGTRFFVKVH; the protein is encoded by the coding sequence ATGAAACAAATCCTTCTTTTATGTCTGATAAGCATCACGCTCTGGTCCGCTGAGAGTGTCGCCGTGCTTGACAACCTGAAAAACGAGGTCGGCATCCGCCGGGGCGGCGATGTCATTACCCCTTCAGGCAGCGGTGAGGAGCTTTACCGGGGCGACATCATCTTTACCGGGAGTGACGGTGCCCTCAGCATTCTCTTCAACGACGGCAGCACGGTTGCCCTGGGTAACAAGAGCGTACTGAAGATCGACGACTACCTCTTCGAGCCGAGCCGGAAAAAGTACCGGTTCGACCTCTTTTTGAAAGAGGGAAGCGCCATCGTCGAAACCGGCAAGATAGGGAAAGTATCCCCAAAATCCGTTACTTTCAGAGTCCCCGAGGGCACCATCGGGGTACGGGGTACACGCTTTTTCGTAAAGGTGCATTGA
- a CDS encoding DUF2905 domain-containing protein: MTAKWLIIAGIALVVVGLLLHFLPGLFGWFGRLPGDIRIENEHSRIYIPITTMVVISIVLTLLVNLFRP, translated from the coding sequence ATGACGGCAAAATGGCTGATCATCGCCGGCATTGCGCTGGTCGTTGTCGGCCTGCTGCTGCACTTCCTCCCTGGCCTTTTCGGATGGTTCGGCAGACTGCCCGGCGATATCCGTATCGAAAACGAACACTCCCGCATCTACATCCCCATTACCACGATGGTCGTTATCAGCATCGTCCTGACACTGCTCGTCAATCTCTTCAGACCTTAA
- a CDS encoding SulP family inorganic anion transporter, producing the protein MFNLQNYRTDNIKNDVLSGLVVAVALVPEAIAFAFIAEVSPIVGLYTAFILGFITALIGGKPGMISGATGSVAVVLIGLTLEVSGLLRSQGLGGEELAWGVLQYVTLAALLTGAIQILFGVFKMGKFIRLVPQPAMYGFVNGLAIVIATAQFKFFDGEGVIMYALVAITMLIMFVLPRYTKAVPAGLVAIVALTLVAYVFSLQTGTVGDMANLSAFKGQLPTFHIPDFILDPGAILVVLPYAVIMALVGLIESLLTLAVLDEMSGTRGSGNQECIALGTGNMTCGLFGGMPGCAMIGQSIINYTSGGLGRLSGVTAAVGLMVLVASLTDVLNVIPIAVLVGIMFMVSIGTFEWSSFSHIRHMPRSDAFVMVAVTLITIVEDLAIAVISGVIISALVFAWKHARIYAKSQVEADGTKVYELDGPLFFGSTASFFDALTIDRDPPRVVIDFRNARVMDASGVEAIDTITRKYEDANKQLTLRHLSEDCKKLLKAAGPHCTYEVTDPTYKVAVNL; encoded by the coding sequence ATGTTCAACCTCCAGAACTACCGTACAGATAACATCAAAAACGACGTCCTCTCCGGGCTCGTCGTTGCCGTCGCCCTTGTGCCCGAAGCGATCGCCTTCGCCTTCATTGCCGAAGTGAGCCCCATTGTCGGCCTCTACACCGCTTTTATCCTCGGGTTTATTACGGCGCTGATCGGTGGCAAACCCGGGATGATCAGCGGGGCGACCGGCTCTGTCGCCGTTGTGCTTATCGGCCTGACCCTGGAGGTCTCCGGATTGCTGCGTTCGCAGGGGCTCGGCGGAGAGGAACTGGCCTGGGGCGTATTGCAGTACGTCACCCTCGCCGCCCTGCTTACCGGCGCGATCCAGATCCTCTTCGGCGTCTTCAAGATGGGCAAGTTCATCCGCCTCGTCCCTCAGCCGGCGATGTACGGCTTCGTCAACGGTCTTGCCATCGTCATCGCCACGGCGCAGTTCAAGTTCTTTGACGGCGAAGGCGTCATCATGTACGCCCTCGTCGCGATCACGATGCTGATCATGTTCGTGCTGCCTCGCTACACCAAAGCGGTCCCGGCCGGCCTCGTCGCCATCGTGGCGCTTACCCTGGTCGCCTACGTTTTCTCTTTGCAGACCGGTACCGTCGGCGACATGGCGAACCTTTCCGCATTCAAAGGGCAGCTGCCGACCTTCCATATCCCTGACTTCATCCTCGACCCGGGTGCGATTCTCGTCGTCCTCCCCTATGCCGTCATCATGGCCCTTGTCGGCCTGATCGAGTCCCTGCTGACCCTGGCGGTGCTTGACGAGATGAGCGGCACCCGCGGCAGCGGAAACCAGGAGTGTATCGCACTGGGAACCGGGAACATGACCTGCGGACTCTTCGGCGGGATGCCGGGGTGTGCGATGATCGGCCAGTCCATCATCAACTACACCTCCGGCGGTCTCGGCCGCCTCTCGGGCGTCACTGCTGCCGTCGGCCTGATGGTGCTTGTCGCGTCGCTCACCGATGTGCTCAACGTCATCCCTATTGCCGTGCTCGTCGGGATCATGTTCATGGTCAGTATCGGGACCTTTGAATGGAGCAGTTTCAGCCACATCCGGCATATGCCGCGCTCCGACGCCTTCGTCATGGTCGCCGTCACGCTCATCACGATCGTCGAGGACCTGGCCATCGCCGTCATCTCCGGCGTCATCATCTCCGCACTTGTTTTTGCCTGGAAACATGCGCGCATCTACGCCAAAAGCCAGGTCGAAGCGGACGGAACGAAGGTGTATGAACTCGACGGCCCTCTCTTCTTCGGTTCGACGGCGAGCTTCTTTGACGCCTTGACGATCGACCGGGATCCCCCGCGCGTCGTCATCGACTTCCGCAATGCCCGGGTCATGGACGCCTCCGGCGTCGAAGCGATCGACACGATCACCCGCAAGTACGAAGATGCCAACAAGCAGCTCACCCTGCGGCACCTGAGCGAAGATTGTAAAAAGCTCCTCAAAGCCGCCGGTCCCCACTGCACCTACGAGGTCACCGACCCGACATACAAGGTCGCAGTCAACCTATGA
- a CDS encoding valine--tRNA ligase, which produces MSKKSYDPSSVESAFYPIWEERGYFEIDGNKAIQKADKNFAIMMPPPNVTGRLHIGHSLTFTLQDIIVRYKRMDGYKTLWQPGTDHAGIATQNVVEKQLLEEGTTKEELGREKFLERVWAWKEESGGIMVGQLRKMGVSPAWSRERFTMDEGLKSAVKEAFVNLYDKGLIVRGNYMVNWCTHDGALSDIEVEYEEHNGHFYHVRYPYADGSGHIVVATTRPETYFGDTAVMVHPDDERYKALIGKKLKLPLIDREIPIIADEHVDMEFGTGMVKVTPAHDPNDYEVGKRHDLEFITVFDEKGILNDFAGEFKGLERLEARDVIVKRLEEEGFVEKIEEHVHQVGHCYRCKNVVEPYISKQWFVRAETAKGSIEKVNDGLVKFFPQHWINSYNAWMNDLRDWCISRQLWWGHRIPVFYCDDCGHEWASQQEEPEACPHCSSKNIVQDPDVLDTWFSSALWPFSTLGWGNGDPVMDKLFESDDLKNFYPNSLLITGFDILFFWVARMMLMGETFMGKLPFEHIYLHALVRDEHGQKMSKSKGNVIDPLDMVEKYSADALRFTLAVLAVQGRDIRLSEEKLELSRNFTNKLYNAAKFLQMNVETFDNLENITVTTDLGRYMQSRFNAAVVETRGFLDEYRFNDAATVLYRFLWNEFCDWGIELSKVSKESVPELGAIFKASMKLLHPFMPFMTEYLYHELSGTSLETGDSIMISRYPEAGERDMQIEAMFDVIMDAIVTVRRAKTLIDMGNQKIEEAYVKTDAVTSEAMDAYICRLGKVEKVGFVTEKMENAVSDVGEKVEVFIPTGSIDLAPILDRLEKQNVKLEKEIAKLAGMLNNERFVANAPEEVVATNREALVDAQNKQRKILDQLESLQGA; this is translated from the coding sequence ATGTCAAAAAAAAGCTATGATCCTTCTTCCGTCGAGTCGGCATTCTACCCTATCTGGGAAGAGCGCGGCTATTTTGAAATTGACGGAAACAAAGCCATCCAGAAAGCCGACAAAAACTTCGCCATCATGATGCCGCCGCCGAATGTCACCGGGCGTCTGCACATCGGCCACTCTCTTACCTTCACCCTTCAGGACATCATCGTCCGCTACAAGCGGATGGACGGCTACAAGACGCTGTGGCAGCCGGGCACGGACCACGCGGGGATTGCGACCCAGAACGTCGTCGAGAAGCAGCTGCTTGAAGAAGGAACGACCAAGGAAGAGCTCGGGCGCGAGAAGTTCCTGGAGCGTGTCTGGGCATGGAAAGAGGAGTCCGGCGGCATTATGGTCGGCCAACTCCGCAAGATGGGCGTCTCCCCCGCCTGGAGCCGCGAACGCTTCACGATGGACGAAGGGCTGAAGTCCGCTGTCAAAGAGGCCTTCGTCAACCTCTATGACAAAGGGCTGATCGTCCGCGGAAACTACATGGTCAACTGGTGTACCCATGACGGGGCCCTCTCCGACATCGAAGTCGAGTACGAAGAGCACAACGGCCACTTCTACCACGTCCGCTACCCCTACGCGGACGGCAGCGGCCACATCGTCGTCGCGACAACCCGTCCGGAGACCTATTTCGGGGACACGGCCGTTATGGTCCACCCGGACGACGAGCGCTACAAGGCCCTTATCGGCAAAAAGCTCAAACTGCCGCTCATTGACCGCGAGATCCCCATTATCGCCGACGAGCACGTCGACATGGAGTTCGGAACCGGGATGGTTAAGGTCACCCCGGCCCACGACCCGAACGACTACGAGGTCGGCAAGCGCCACGACCTCGAATTCATCACTGTCTTTGACGAAAAAGGGATCCTCAACGACTTCGCCGGCGAGTTCAAAGGGCTCGAGCGCCTCGAAGCGCGCGACGTCATCGTTAAGCGTCTCGAAGAGGAAGGCTTCGTCGAGAAAATCGAAGAGCACGTCCACCAGGTCGGCCACTGTTACCGCTGTAAGAACGTCGTCGAGCCCTACATCTCCAAGCAGTGGTTCGTCCGCGCCGAAACGGCCAAAGGGAGCATCGAGAAGGTCAATGACGGTCTCGTCAAGTTCTTCCCGCAGCACTGGATCAACAGCTACAATGCCTGGATGAACGACCTGCGCGACTGGTGTATCTCCCGCCAGCTCTGGTGGGGCCACCGCATCCCGGTCTTCTACTGCGACGACTGCGGCCATGAGTGGGCGTCACAGCAAGAGGAACCTGAAGCGTGTCCGCACTGCTCTTCCAAAAACATCGTTCAGGACCCCGACGTTCTCGACACCTGGTTCTCCTCGGCGCTCTGGCCCTTCTCGACCCTGGGCTGGGGCAACGGTGACCCGGTCATGGACAAGCTCTTCGAGAGCGACGACCTCAAGAACTTCTACCCGAACAGCCTGCTGATCACCGGCTTTGACATCCTCTTCTTCTGGGTTGCGCGGATGATGCTGATGGGTGAAACCTTCATGGGCAAACTGCCGTTCGAACATATCTACCTGCACGCGCTGGTCCGCGACGAACACGGCCAGAAGATGTCCAAGTCCAAGGGCAACGTCATCGATCCGCTCGACATGGTCGAGAAATACAGCGCGGATGCCCTGCGTTTCACGCTGGCTGTCCTCGCCGTCCAGGGGCGCGACATCCGCCTCAGCGAAGAGAAGCTGGAACTAAGCCGCAACTTCACCAACAAACTCTACAATGCGGCGAAGTTCCTCCAGATGAACGTCGAGACCTTCGATAACCTGGAGAACATCACGGTCACAACCGACCTCGGCCGCTATATGCAGAGCCGCTTCAACGCCGCCGTCGTTGAAACCCGCGGCTTCCTCGACGAGTACCGCTTCAACGACGCGGCCACGGTCCTCTACCGCTTCCTGTGGAACGAGTTCTGTGACTGGGGTATCGAACTTTCCAAGGTGAGCAAGGAGAGCGTACCGGAACTGGGCGCGATCTTCAAAGCCTCCATGAAGCTGCTGCACCCGTTCATGCCGTTCATGACCGAGTACCTCTACCATGAGCTCTCCGGCACGTCGCTGGAGACGGGGGATTCCATCATGATCAGCCGCTATCCGGAAGCGGGCGAACGCGATATGCAAATCGAAGCGATGTTCGATGTTATCATGGACGCCATCGTCACCGTCCGCCGTGCGAAGACCCTCATCGATATGGGCAACCAGAAGATCGAGGAGGCCTACGTCAAGACGGATGCCGTGACATCCGAAGCGATGGATGCCTACATTTGCCGCCTCGGCAAGGTCGAGAAGGTCGGTTTCGTCACAGAGAAGATGGAAAATGCCGTCAGCGACGTCGGGGAGAAGGTCGAGGTCTTTATCCCGACCGGTTCCATCGACCTAGCCCCCATCCTGGACCGGCTGGAGAAGCAGAACGTGAAACTGGAAAAAGAGATCGCCAAATTGGCGGGCATGCTCAATAACGAGCGTTTCGTCGCCAACGCGCCTGAAGAGGTCGTCGCTACCAACCGCGAAGCCCTCGTCGATGCCCAGAACAAACAACGCAAGATCCTCGACCAGCTCGAGAGCCTGCAGGGAGCCTGA